One Sulfolobus sp. S-194 DNA segment encodes these proteins:
- a CDS encoding alanine--glyoxylate aminotransferase family protein, with translation MLLIPGPVEVPRSVREASTLVVNHRSEKFREIVRKLESLMNKHFSASRTALLTGSGTLAVEAMVYSLIKPNEKVISFPYGEFGNRLVDSLRRRGAQVKVYEKKIGEIFSIEEIKKALDENKDATAVALVHNETSSGMAFRNLEDVVSEAKRRGLKILVDSVSGFAAYKLLVNEWKIDAVATGSQKALASVPGMSFVALSDEGIEELQGESLPSYLDISLHLKFQDKGETPFTPAVGVFNASLRAAELLEIEGIENRWKRHEACARFVREVLSSYGFSLFGNEDNFSNTVVASVPPIPDYRKKLLNEFNIEISGGMGELKEKIVRIGLLGVVDNRAVNRLLEATAKLLDKNYEYLPPRECKLPELLEKEVEWS, from the coding sequence ATGCTTTTAATTCCTGGACCAGTTGAAGTACCAAGAAGTGTAAGAGAGGCCTCCACATTAGTAGTTAATCATAGAAGTGAAAAATTTAGAGAGATAGTGAGAAAACTGGAAAGTTTAATGAATAAGCATTTCAGTGCAAGCAGGACTGCTCTACTTACTGGATCGGGTACTTTAGCTGTTGAAGCAATGGTATATTCGTTGATTAAACCTAATGAAAAAGTAATTAGTTTTCCTTACGGTGAATTTGGCAATAGGTTAGTAGATTCTTTAAGAAGAAGAGGAGCTCAAGTAAAAGTGTATGAGAAAAAGATTGGCGAAATCTTCTCTATAGAGGAAATAAAGAAAGCATTAGATGAAAATAAAGATGCGACTGCAGTAGCTTTAGTTCATAATGAAACTAGTTCTGGTATGGCATTTAGAAATTTAGAAGATGTAGTAAGTGAAGCGAAAAGAAGAGGATTAAAAATACTAGTAGATTCTGTATCCGGTTTTGCTGCTTATAAATTATTAGTAAATGAATGGAAAATAGATGCAGTAGCTACTGGTAGCCAAAAAGCTCTTGCATCTGTACCAGGCATGTCATTTGTGGCTTTATCAGATGAGGGTATTGAGGAATTACAAGGAGAGTCACTTCCCTCATATCTTGATATTTCTCTTCATCTTAAGTTCCAAGATAAAGGAGAAACTCCATTTACTCCAGCTGTTGGTGTGTTTAATGCGTCTTTAAGAGCAGCAGAATTGTTAGAGATTGAAGGTATAGAAAACAGATGGAAAAGGCATGAGGCTTGTGCAAGATTTGTAAGGGAAGTATTATCTTCTTATGGTTTCTCACTTTTTGGAAATGAAGATAATTTTTCAAACACTGTAGTTGCCAGTGTACCACCAATTCCAGATTATAGAAAGAAATTACTAAATGAATTTAATATTGAAATATCTGGGGGAATGGGAGAATTAAAGGAAAAGATAGTAAGAATTGGATTGCTAGGGGTTGTTGACAATAGAGCCGTAAATAGATTATTGGAGGCTACTGCGAAGCTATTAGATAAAAATTATGAATATTTACCTCCAAGAGAATGCAAGCTTCCAGAATTACTAGAAAAAGAAGTCGAATGGAGTTAA
- a CDS encoding DNA topoisomerase I, translating into MNCYPKNYILVIAEKSKAAKKIAEALSEKPAICKKYSVSYWIVNYKGKVNVIAPAAGHLFNLYGDSSFPIFSMDWKPLWEIDESAKYTKKYYNLLKDLSKYAIEYINACDYDIEGSVIGYMIIKHFGDLKKAKRMKFSALTKQDIQKAYSNLSPLDYNMINAGIARHKVDWIWGINVSRALMLAVSSVTKKRVTLSAGRVQSPTLIHVVENEIARELYIPLPVYRVHIKIRLGNETFSLSLDTTFEYKEEAQEVANKIKKSKAVVDEVRIEEKSLTRPSPFNLGDLQAEAGRILGYSPYYVERLAEELYLDGLISYPRTNSQKIPQSVDVKSIVNGLEANFKNLVGLVRNITKGDYIVRQGNKDDPAHPAIYPTGNRITEKLGIRQYKLFELITRRFLASISRDAIMITQKITIRFKGLNMSDEIIRQKIKFKGWLLLYPYHSVKDEELLNVKEGEEVKIESVSVKMDLVKPSVKRYNKIQLLKWMETSNLGTEATRGKIMETLFNRKYLSQKRGTIYPTSLGIVIVEVLKDYFKDLTSIELTSKMEEKLNEILDGKETVEGVVTETINTLKIYLDNYNKYKDQIGIKLAKILGLVRYKKCKFCDLEAEYDNLCKYHYNAFIKLKEVLKVWKERTKLEDKDILKKIYSSKTTGKYIKDIISEMM; encoded by the coding sequence ATGAATTGTTACCCTAAAAATTATATCTTAGTTATTGCAGAAAAAAGTAAAGCTGCAAAGAAAATAGCTGAGGCTTTATCAGAAAAGCCAGCTATATGTAAGAAATACTCTGTAAGTTATTGGATTGTAAATTATAAGGGAAAAGTAAACGTTATTGCACCAGCTGCCGGTCATTTATTCAATCTCTATGGTGATAGTTCTTTTCCTATTTTTTCCATGGATTGGAAACCTCTTTGGGAAATAGATGAGTCTGCTAAATATACAAAAAAGTACTACAATTTGCTTAAGGATTTATCAAAATATGCCATAGAGTACATTAATGCTTGTGATTATGATATTGAAGGTTCTGTAATAGGTTATATGATAATCAAACATTTTGGAGATTTAAAAAAAGCTAAAAGAATGAAATTTTCAGCGTTAACTAAACAAGACATACAGAAAGCATATTCAAATCTTTCACCATTAGACTACAATATGATAAATGCAGGTATTGCTAGACATAAAGTAGATTGGATATGGGGTATTAATGTAAGTAGGGCCTTAATGTTAGCTGTAAGTTCTGTTACAAAGAAAAGGGTAACATTAAGTGCAGGGAGAGTGCAAAGTCCTACTTTAATTCATGTAGTAGAAAATGAGATAGCAAGAGAATTATATATTCCTTTGCCTGTATATAGAGTTCATATAAAAATTAGACTGGGAAATGAAACATTTAGCTTATCGTTAGATACAACGTTTGAATATAAGGAAGAAGCTCAAGAAGTTGCTAACAAAATAAAAAAATCAAAAGCTGTAGTGGATGAAGTAAGAATAGAGGAAAAATCATTAACAAGACCTTCACCTTTTAATCTAGGAGATTTACAAGCAGAAGCTGGCAGAATATTAGGCTATTCACCTTATTATGTCGAAAGATTGGCTGAAGAATTATACTTAGATGGGCTAATTAGCTATCCTAGAACAAATAGCCAGAAAATTCCTCAATCAGTTGATGTAAAAAGTATAGTCAACGGATTAGAAGCTAATTTTAAGAACTTGGTAGGGTTAGTGAGAAACATTACAAAAGGAGACTACATAGTCAGACAAGGAAATAAAGATGACCCCGCTCATCCCGCAATTTACCCTACTGGAAATAGAATAACTGAAAAACTTGGTATTAGACAATATAAGTTGTTTGAACTAATAACTAGACGTTTTCTTGCAAGCATTTCGAGAGATGCTATAATGATAACTCAGAAAATAACAATACGGTTTAAGGGTCTGAATATGTCTGATGAGATAATCAGGCAAAAAATAAAATTTAAAGGATGGTTATTACTATACCCATATCATTCTGTGAAAGACGAAGAATTATTAAATGTTAAAGAAGGAGAAGAGGTTAAGATAGAATCTGTTTCTGTAAAGATGGATTTGGTCAAACCGAGTGTAAAAAGATACAATAAAATTCAATTATTAAAATGGATGGAAACTTCCAACTTAGGAACTGAGGCTACAAGAGGAAAAATTATGGAAACCTTATTTAATAGAAAATATCTTTCACAAAAAAGAGGTACAATATATCCTACATCGCTAGGAATTGTCATAGTTGAGGTGTTGAAAGATTATTTTAAGGACCTAACGAGCATAGAATTAACTTCAAAGATGGAAGAAAAATTAAATGAAATATTAGATGGGAAAGAGACAGTAGAAGGAGTTGTCACAGAAACAATAAATACTTTAAAGATCTATCTAGATAATTATAATAAATATAAAGATCAAATAGGAATTAAGTTAGCTAAAATATTAGGATTAGTGAGGTATAAGAAATGCAAGTTCTGTGACCTTGAGGCAGAATATGATAACTTATGTAAATATCATTATAATGCGTTTATTAAATTGAAAGAAGTACTTAAGGTATGGAAAGAAAGAACTAAATTAGAAGATAAAGATATATTGAAAAAAATTTATAGTTCGAAAACTACAGGAAAATATATAAAGGACATAATCTCAGAGATGATGTGA
- a CDS encoding pyridoxal phosphate-dependent aminotransferase, whose translation MPVDDFSVSANSISGESTLLYQDVARQVQKTKGIRIINFGIGQPDLPTFTKIREAAKKSLDEGFTGYTSAYGIDELRQKIAEHLSSKYERVRKEEVIVTPGAKTALYLTFLLYINPGDEVIIFDPSFYSYAEVVKMLGGVPVYVKMKFNESTGFSLNLSELESKINKKTKMIVLNNPHNPTGMVFDPIEIEKLMEIAKEKKVLLLSDEIYDYFIYEGKMRSVLEDPDWRDYAIYINGFSKTFSMTGWRLGYVVAKEKVIKKMAEIAANIYTCPTSFAQRGALAAFDSFDEVKEMILLFKKRRDVMYEELKKIKGIQVHKSQGAFYMFPFISEILKKANLNVKDFSLKLIEEKGVTTIPGEVFPLQVGKDFVRLSFAVKEDDIREGIKRMKEFIDVLMTS comes from the coding sequence ATGCCAGTAGATGATTTTTCCGTTTCGGCAAATAGTATATCGGGAGAATCAACTCTATTATACCAAGATGTCGCAAGACAAGTACAGAAAACTAAGGGAATAAGAATCATAAATTTTGGTATAGGACAACCAGATTTGCCTACATTTACCAAAATAAGAGAAGCTGCAAAGAAATCGCTGGATGAAGGATTTACTGGCTATACATCAGCTTATGGAATTGATGAATTAAGACAAAAGATAGCAGAGCATTTAAGTAGTAAATATGAGAGGGTGAGAAAAGAAGAAGTTATTGTAACTCCTGGAGCCAAAACGGCACTTTACTTAACCTTTTTATTGTACATAAACCCCGGAGACGAAGTTATAATATTTGACCCTTCATTTTACTCTTATGCAGAAGTAGTAAAGATGTTAGGAGGAGTTCCCGTTTATGTTAAAATGAAGTTTAATGAAAGCACAGGATTTTCTCTGAACTTATCGGAATTAGAATCTAAAATAAATAAAAAAACAAAAATGATAGTATTAAATAATCCTCATAATCCAACTGGTATGGTGTTTGATCCCATAGAAATTGAAAAGTTAATGGAGATTGCTAAGGAAAAGAAAGTTCTTCTTCTATCGGATGAAATATATGATTATTTTATTTATGAAGGAAAGATGAGGAGTGTACTAGAAGATCCAGATTGGAGGGATTATGCTATTTATATAAATGGATTCAGTAAAACGTTCTCTATGACTGGTTGGAGGTTAGGATATGTAGTAGCTAAGGAAAAAGTAATTAAGAAAATGGCGGAGATTGCTGCAAATATTTATACTTGTCCTACAAGTTTTGCCCAGAGAGGTGCATTAGCAGCTTTTGACTCTTTTGATGAAGTTAAGGAAATGATATTATTATTTAAAAAGAGAAGGGATGTAATGTATGAAGAACTTAAGAAAATAAAAGGAATACAAGTGCATAAAAGTCAAGGAGCGTTCTATATGTTTCCATTTATTAGTGAGATTCTAAAAAAGGCTAATCTTAATGTTAAAGACTTTTCGTTAAAGCTAATTGAGGAAAAAGGAGTAACAACTATACCTGGCGAAGTATTCCCATTACAGGTTGGTAAAGACTTTGTAAGACTTAGTTTTGCTGTAAAAGAAGATGATATAAGAGAAGGTATAAAAAGGATGAAAGAGTTTATTGATGTGTTGATGACATCCTGA
- a CDS encoding NAD(P)/FAD-dependent oxidoreductase, protein MTKIAILGGGVSGSLLAYLLRTRTNYEVNLFDIKDKYVKPCGDIVPNVYTPPIPWDVKFRIKRFAFYLDGELVHDVEYRNTKWLVIDKWGWINKMREEIKTYHQSKFNRKNYDKVIDAKGPYDMDREVVYTTRALIKTEKFDDVAVFEFDTKYTGFYWIFPNEEGILNIGAGFLEYKNSRELILKYIKEKYGDTKIIDIRGAPISISPVKDKNYRIGEARGLVFPLSGEGIRPSAISAERAFEALYKEENFNHYMENSLKKLHYAVNIQHILLRIYRHSSLSLRKSLLRILFKNDILLDAYLEDKITFEGISESVKAIKNGDLLRK, encoded by the coding sequence ATGACAAAAATAGCAATTCTAGGAGGAGGTGTATCTGGATCATTACTAGCTTACCTTCTAAGAACTAGAACTAATTATGAGGTCAACTTATTTGATATTAAAGATAAATATGTAAAACCCTGCGGGGATATTGTTCCTAACGTTTATACACCTCCAATTCCTTGGGATGTAAAATTTAGAATAAAGAGATTTGCATTTTATTTAGATGGAGAATTAGTACATGATGTCGAATATAGAAACACAAAATGGTTAGTGATAGATAAATGGGGATGGATAAATAAAATGAGAGAAGAAATAAAAACATATCATCAATCAAAATTCAATAGAAAAAATTATGATAAGGTAATTGATGCTAAAGGACCATATGATATGGATAGAGAAGTAGTCTATACAACTAGGGCTTTAATAAAAACAGAAAAATTTGACGATGTAGCTGTGTTTGAATTTGATACTAAGTACACTGGATTTTATTGGATTTTCCCAAATGAAGAAGGAATTCTAAATATTGGTGCTGGTTTTTTGGAATATAAGAATTCTAGAGAATTAATACTTAAATATATTAAAGAAAAATATGGAGATACGAAAATCATCGATATAAGAGGAGCACCTATATCTATATCTCCAGTTAAAGATAAAAACTATAGAATAGGTGAGGCACGAGGTTTGGTTTTTCCTTTAAGCGGTGAAGGAATAAGACCATCCGCTATATCAGCAGAAAGAGCATTTGAAGCCTTATATAAGGAAGAAAATTTTAATCATTATATGGAAAATAGTCTAAAAAAATTACATTATGCGGTTAACATTCAACATATATTACTAAGAATTTATAGGCACTCCTCTCTTTCTCTAAGGAAATCACTTTTGAGAATACTATTTAAAAACGATATACTTTTAGATGCATATCTTGAAGATAAAATCACTTTTGAAGGAATATCAGAATCAGTAAAGGCGATTAAAAATGGAGATCTACTTAGAAAATAG
- a CDS encoding valine--tRNA ligase produces MLSQEEINKKLEEWPKHYNPKEIELKWQQIWLSKEYWEKVFRFKDEDEKSPVFVIDTPPPFTSGELHMGHAYWVTIADTIGRFKRLQGYNVLLPQGWDTQGLPTELKVQYRLKIPKENRELFLRKCVEWTEDMIKKMKEAMIRLGYRPEWERYEYRTYENNYRKIIQKSLLEMYKLGLVEIREGPVYWCPKCETALAQSEVGYLEKDGILAYIKFPLKDGGEIIIATTRPELLGATQAVAVHPEDERYKGLIGKIAIIPLFNKEVKIIADDAVEKEFGSGAVMISTYGDPQDIKWQLKYNLPTTELIDEKGRIKNTNGLLDGLKIEEARKKIIELLKEKGYLIKVENFKHNVLSHTERSDCLSPIEFLVKKQIFIKTLQFKDKLLEEYKKMKFIPSRMSYYLEDWIKSLEWDWNISRQRVYGTPLPFWYCDNNHLIPAREEDLPLDPTKTKPPYEKCPQCGLPLKPVTDVADVWIDSSVTVIYLTGFYADKRKFEKTFPASVRLQGTDIIRTWLFYTFFRTLILTGNIPFKEVLINGQVLGPDGTRMSKSKGNVVNPLDKVDEFGADSIRLTLLDARIGDDFPFKWETVRGKKLLLQKLWNAGRLSYPFIGKKKFDKPNNLHPIDRWILQEHKRFVKKSIDAYNNYDFYQVVESLYSYFWETIADEYLELIKHRLFVEDLSALYTLSRIFKDLLIILHPIAPHITEEMYNRLYGDKISIILEGLPSVEDIEEDPYIDTLGKYIKTTTSEIRTLKIQNRIPIPVSINVKLVGPKEYIETIKRVEDDIMKTLKIEKIVYEEGKEIKAELLN; encoded by the coding sequence TTGTTATCCCAAGAAGAGATTAATAAGAAGTTAGAAGAGTGGCCGAAACACTATAATCCTAAAGAAATTGAATTAAAATGGCAACAAATTTGGTTATCCAAGGAATATTGGGAGAAAGTATTTAGATTTAAAGATGAAGATGAGAAGTCTCCCGTTTTCGTCATAGATACACCTCCACCTTTTACGAGTGGAGAACTACATATGGGTCACGCTTATTGGGTTACAATTGCTGATACGATTGGTAGGTTTAAGAGATTGCAAGGATATAATGTACTTCTTCCACAAGGTTGGGATACGCAAGGGCTACCAACTGAATTAAAAGTTCAGTATAGACTAAAAATCCCCAAAGAAAACAGAGAATTGTTTCTCAGAAAATGCGTGGAGTGGACTGAAGATATGATAAAGAAAATGAAAGAAGCAATGATAAGGTTAGGATATAGACCAGAATGGGAGCGATATGAATATAGAACATATGAAAATAACTATAGAAAAATAATTCAGAAAAGTTTATTAGAAATGTATAAGTTGGGACTCGTTGAAATTAGAGAAGGACCAGTATATTGGTGTCCTAAATGCGAGACTGCTTTAGCTCAAAGTGAAGTTGGTTATCTAGAAAAGGATGGAATTTTAGCTTATATTAAATTTCCTCTAAAAGATGGCGGAGAAATTATCATTGCTACAACAAGACCAGAATTATTAGGTGCTACACAAGCTGTAGCTGTACACCCAGAAGATGAAAGATATAAAGGGCTTATTGGAAAGATTGCAATAATTCCTTTATTTAACAAAGAAGTAAAGATTATTGCAGATGATGCAGTAGAAAAGGAGTTTGGAAGTGGTGCTGTAATGATAAGTACGTATGGTGACCCACAAGATATAAAATGGCAATTGAAATATAATTTACCAACTACAGAGCTGATTGATGAAAAAGGAAGAATAAAGAATACAAATGGTCTCTTAGATGGATTAAAAATCGAAGAAGCTAGGAAGAAAATAATAGAATTACTAAAAGAAAAAGGATATCTTATTAAAGTAGAGAATTTTAAACATAATGTGTTATCTCATACTGAAAGAAGTGATTGTTTATCTCCAATTGAGTTCCTCGTCAAGAAACAGATATTTATAAAAACTTTACAATTTAAGGATAAATTACTTGAAGAATATAAGAAAATGAAATTTATTCCTTCTAGGATGTCATATTATTTAGAAGATTGGATTAAGAGCTTAGAATGGGATTGGAATATAAGTAGACAAAGAGTTTACGGTACTCCATTACCTTTCTGGTATTGTGATAACAATCATTTGATTCCAGCTAGGGAAGAAGATTTACCTTTAGATCCTACAAAAACAAAACCACCATATGAGAAATGTCCTCAGTGTGGATTACCATTAAAGCCAGTTACCGATGTTGCAGACGTGTGGATAGACTCTAGCGTAACAGTAATTTATTTAACTGGATTCTATGCTGATAAAAGAAAATTTGAGAAAACTTTCCCAGCATCAGTAAGATTACAAGGAACAGATATAATAAGGACTTGGCTATTTTATACATTTTTCAGAACACTAATACTTACTGGAAATATTCCATTTAAGGAAGTTCTGATCAATGGTCAAGTCCTTGGACCAGATGGAACTAGAATGAGTAAAAGTAAGGGAAATGTAGTTAATCCATTAGATAAGGTTGACGAGTTCGGTGCAGATTCAATTAGACTAACTTTATTAGATGCTAGAATAGGTGACGATTTTCCATTTAAATGGGAAACAGTTAGAGGAAAAAAATTATTGCTACAGAAGCTGTGGAATGCAGGTAGGCTATCTTATCCATTTATAGGAAAGAAAAAGTTTGATAAACCAAATAATTTACATCCTATTGATAGATGGATTTTGCAAGAACATAAAAGATTTGTAAAGAAAAGCATCGATGCTTATAATAATTACGATTTCTACCAAGTTGTTGAATCACTTTATTCTTACTTCTGGGAAACTATTGCTGACGAATATCTTGAATTAATTAAACATAGATTGTTTGTTGAAGATTTATCTGCATTATATACCTTGAGCAGAATATTCAAGGATTTGCTAATAATTTTACATCCTATTGCACCTCACATTACAGAAGAGATGTACAATAGACTTTATGGAGATAAAATTTCAATTATACTTGAAGGATTACCTAGTGTTGAAGATATTGAAGAAGATCCTTACATAGATACTTTAGGGAAATACATAAAAACAACAACATCTGAGATTAGGACTTTAAAAATACAAAATAGAATACCCATACCAGTAAGTATAAATGTTAAGCTTGTAGGACCAAAAGAGTATATCGAAACAATTAAGAGAGTTGAAGATGACATAATGAAAACATTAAAAATAGAAAAAATTGTATACGAAGAAGGAAAAGAAATTAAGGCAGAGCTACTTAATTAG
- a CDS encoding DNA-directed RNA polymerase subunit K, with the protein MFRECLSVSINKIFEDSWKNRLTKYEIARIISARALQLAMGASPLIDTNNLPFNDVISIAEEELKRGVLPITVRRVYPNGKIELVSVKKVEFK; encoded by the coding sequence ATCTTTAGGGAGTGTTTAAGTGTGAGTATAAATAAAATTTTTGAGGATAGTTGGAAAAACAGATTAACAAAATATGAGATAGCTAGAATTATAAGTGCTAGAGCATTACAATTAGCCATGGGAGCTTCTCCTCTTATAGACACTAATAATTTACCTTTTAATGATGTAATTAGTATAGCAGAAGAAGAGCTTAAGCGTGGGGTCTTACCTATTACAGTAAGACGTGTGTATCCTAATGGGAAGATAGAGTTGGTTTCAGTTAAAAAGGTAGAGTTTAAATAG
- the cdvC gene encoding cell division protein CdvC, with the protein MSAQSMLEDMARKYAILAVKADKEGKAEDAINNYKKAIEILSQLIALYPDSPSIKVYEQMINEYKKRIEVLKEAVPASGSELKQIDIEDLIVKEKPKVSFKDIVGLDDVKEALREAIIYPTKRPDLFPLGWPRGILLYGPPGCGKTMIAAAVANEIDSYFIQVDAASIMSKWLGEAEKNVAKVFNKAREISKKEEKPVIIFIDELDALLGIYNSENGGEVRVRNQFLKEMDGLQDKSENYKVYVIGATNKPWRLDEPFLRRFQKRIYVRLPDFQQRLSLLQYYTSKIKMENVDLSKVAEMTEGYTASDIKDIVQAAHIRVVKEMFINNLNEPRAVNIEDFIEVLKIRKPSVNQEMIKAYEAWHEKFKAL; encoded by the coding sequence ATGTCTGCACAATCAATGTTAGAAGATATGGCTAGAAAATATGCTATTCTTGCAGTAAAGGCTGATAAAGAAGGAAAGGCAGAAGATGCTATAAACAATTATAAGAAAGCAATAGAAATATTATCACAATTAATCGCATTATATCCTGATTCACCATCAATAAAAGTTTATGAACAAATGATTAATGAATATAAGAAAAGAATTGAGGTATTGAAAGAAGCTGTACCTGCAAGCGGATCAGAATTAAAGCAGATTGATATAGAAGATTTAATTGTAAAAGAAAAACCAAAAGTATCATTTAAGGACATAGTGGGTTTAGATGATGTAAAAGAGGCATTAAGAGAAGCAATAATATATCCAACTAAGAGACCAGACTTGTTTCCATTGGGATGGCCCCGTGGAATCTTACTTTATGGACCCCCAGGTTGTGGGAAGACAATGATTGCGGCAGCAGTAGCTAATGAAATAGATTCTTACTTTATTCAAGTAGATGCAGCATCAATAATGTCAAAGTGGTTAGGAGAAGCAGAGAAGAATGTTGCTAAAGTATTCAATAAAGCTAGGGAAATAAGTAAGAAGGAAGAAAAACCTGTTATAATATTTATTGACGAACTTGATGCGTTGTTAGGAATTTATAATAGTGAAAATGGAGGAGAAGTTAGAGTAAGAAATCAATTCTTAAAAGAAATGGATGGATTACAAGATAAGTCTGAGAATTATAAGGTCTATGTAATAGGTGCTACTAATAAACCGTGGAGGCTTGATGAACCTTTCTTAAGAAGATTTCAGAAGAGAATTTATGTTAGATTGCCAGATTTCCAACAAAGGTTGTCTTTACTCCAATATTATACATCTAAAATAAAGATGGAGAATGTAGATTTGAGCAAGGTGGCTGAAATGACTGAAGGATACACAGCTAGTGATATTAAGGATATAGTACAAGCTGCCCATATTAGGGTTGTTAAAGAGATGTTCATTAATAATCTTAATGAACCTAGAGCTGTTAATATAGAAGACTTTATCGAGGTACTAAAAATAAGAAAACCAAGTGTTAACCAAGAGATGATAAAGGCATATGAAGCATGGCATGAAAAGTTTAAAGCACTTTAG
- a CDS encoding N-glycosylase/DNA lyase — protein MLRELVKNKKLRARVLERAEEFKLNNRAEENVWFRELILCILTSNSSFISAYKALNYIMDEIFSLSEDQMRKRLRLAGYRFYNLKAKYIVNARKIYGNLKIKIKPIADYSQEEARQYIINNIDGLGLKESSHFLRNVGYFDLAIIDRHVLHFLNEIGTSNLKIKNKKDYYLAESILKSISSNLGIQVGLLDLYIFFKQTNTIVK, from the coding sequence GTGCTAAGAGAGCTAGTAAAAAACAAAAAGCTAAGAGCAAGAGTGCTAGAAAGAGCAGAAGAGTTTAAATTAAATAACAGAGCTGAAGAGAATGTTTGGTTTAGAGAATTAATTTTATGTATTTTAACCTCAAATAGTTCTTTTATATCTGCATATAAAGCTCTAAATTATATAATGGACGAAATTTTTTCTCTTAGTGAAGATCAAATGAGGAAAAGACTTAGATTAGCCGGTTACAGATTTTATAATTTAAAAGCAAAATATATAGTGAATGCAAGAAAAATATATGGAAATTTAAAGATAAAAATAAAACCTATTGCTGACTATTCACAAGAAGAAGCCAGACAATATATCATAAATAACATTGACGGATTAGGATTAAAAGAATCTAGCCATTTCTTGAGAAACGTAGGCTATTTCGATTTAGCAATTATAGATAGACATGTGTTACATTTCCTTAACGAAATTGGCACTAGTAATTTAAAAATTAAAAATAAAAAGGACTATTATTTAGCTGAAAGTATACTTAAATCAATTAGTAGTAATCTCGGTATTCAAGTTGGACTACTTGATTTGTATATATTTTTTAAACAAACTAATACAATCGTAAAGTAG
- a CDS encoding D-2-hydroxyacid dehydrogenase, with amino-acid sequence MAIYTVKALITDPIDEILIKTLREKGIQVDYMPEISKDELLNIIGNYDIIVVRSRTKVTKDVIEKGKKLKIIARAGIGLDNIDIEEAERRNIKVVYAPGASTDSAVELTIGLMIAAARKMYTSMALAKSGIFKKIEGLELAGKTIGIVGFGRIGTKVGIIASAMGMKVLAYDILDIREKAEKINAKAVSLEELLKNSDVITLHVTVSKNAKPIIDYPQFELMKDNVIIVNTSRAVAVNGKALLDYIKKGKVYAYATDVFWNEPPKEEWELELLKHEKVIVTTHIGAQTKEAQKRVAEMTTQNLLNAMKELGMI; translated from the coding sequence ATGGCTATATATACTGTTAAAGCCTTAATAACAGATCCCATAGATGAAATTCTAATTAAAACTTTGAGAGAAAAAGGAATTCAAGTAGATTATATGCCAGAAATAAGTAAAGATGAATTACTGAATATAATCGGCAATTATGATATTATAGTAGTAAGAAGTAGAACTAAAGTAACTAAAGATGTCATAGAAAAAGGCAAAAAATTAAAAATTATTGCTAGGGCTGGAATTGGGCTTGATAATATAGATATTGAAGAGGCTGAAAGAAGAAATATAAAAGTTGTATATGCTCCTGGTGCCTCTACTGATTCTGCAGTAGAATTAACTATTGGACTCATGATAGCAGCAGCAAGGAAAATGTACACTTCTATGGCTTTAGCAAAATCTGGTATATTTAAAAAAATTGAGGGACTAGAATTAGCTGGAAAAACTATCGGGATCGTAGGTTTTGGAAGAATTGGTACTAAGGTTGGAATAATAGCAAGTGCAATGGGAATGAAAGTATTAGCCTACGATATCTTAGATATAAGAGAGAAAGCTGAGAAAATAAACGCAAAAGCAGTAAGTTTAGAGGAATTATTAAAAAATTCTGATGTAATAACTCTTCATGTTACTGTGAGTAAAAATGCAAAACCAATAATTGACTATCCGCAATTTGAACTAATGAAAGATAATGTTATAATTGTAAACACTAGTAGAGCAGTTGCCGTTAATGGCAAAGCACTTTTAGATTATATTAAGAAAGGAAAAGTTTATGCTTATGCTACTGATGTATTTTGGAATGAACCACCAAAGGAAGAGTGGGAATTAGAATTATTAAAACATGAAAAAGTTATAGTTACAACTCATATTGGTGCTCAAACTAAAGAGGCTCAAAAAAGGGTAGCAGAAATGACTACTCAAAACTTGCTTAACGCTATGAAAGAGTTAGGGATGATATGA